Proteins from a single region of Betaproteobacteria bacterium:
- a CDS encoding TRAP transporter fused permease subunit, with translation MDATSAQPGSSAPAPRQHAIANGLYLLTAICFFVYLFVYYWTAEGGPVLLALVLVPVTFVLMTLDDLRKNDLYPRLPPIVSWLIAAVYIAISLAVAVYMFVEYEEIGTVRAGVWSAPDLIMGSLMALLIMEYTRRRHMALFVLNIFLILYAVYGSVVPGMFFHPGLSWERIASAMSVEMSTGVFSNLPQLALTLIGSFILVLAALRAFGCVDSILRLSKQVAVRSPHALPQSAVLGSMAVGTVSGSGAANAITVGSATIPAMIGAGMPRPVAAGIETASSLGGQLMPPVMGIAAFLMAEFLGRSYFDVVARGYAPAIIYYLGVSVSVYLLSTRYRAQLGTVVAEVMRWSDWTNIGAFVAVVGGLIGIMAVLHLAPMFAAIYVFLGVGGALVVAHVIATARAPGRPWRNLAGTLRRFVDYFAEMTADLTLLLATLSIMTGALVITGVPTKVGSLLIAAAGVNLAAMVVVAFFFGALLGMGLPPAPTYIVTALVIVPPFIKIGVDPWVVHFFAFFVAVWGEVTPPTSVSAAVTSKIAETSFMHTLYHALTICVSLFILMAGVFTRPELVVEPGWAQIGAMLLIATATVGITFSIQARFAQRAAIDVPVRVGLAACALLALLHPDRQLAWLACVPVGLIVGYWVLRRRNVPVLAAAEAR, from the coding sequence ATGGATGCCACCTCCGCCCAGCCTGGTTCTAGCGCGCCCGCGCCGCGGCAGCACGCCATCGCCAACGGTCTCTACCTTCTGACGGCGATCTGCTTCTTCGTCTACCTGTTCGTCTATTACTGGACCGCCGAGGGCGGGCCGGTGCTGCTCGCGCTGGTGCTGGTGCCGGTCACCTTCGTGCTCATGACGCTGGACGATCTGCGCAAGAACGACCTGTATCCGCGGCTGCCGCCCATCGTCAGTTGGCTCATCGCGGCGGTCTACATCGCCATCTCGCTCGCCGTGGCCGTGTACATGTTCGTCGAGTACGAGGAAATCGGCACCGTGCGCGCCGGCGTGTGGAGCGCGCCCGATCTCATCATGGGATCGTTGATGGCGCTGTTGATCATGGAGTACACGCGCCGGCGCCACATGGCGCTGTTCGTGCTGAACATCTTCCTCATCCTCTACGCGGTGTACGGCTCGGTGGTGCCCGGCATGTTCTTTCATCCGGGGTTGAGCTGGGAGCGCATTGCGAGCGCAATGAGCGTGGAGATGTCCACTGGCGTCTTCTCCAACCTGCCGCAGCTCGCATTGACGCTGATCGGCTCCTTCATCCTGGTGCTCGCCGCATTGCGCGCGTTCGGCTGCGTGGACTCGATCCTGAGGCTATCCAAGCAGGTTGCCGTGCGCTCGCCGCACGCCCTGCCCCAATCCGCGGTGCTCGGCTCGATGGCCGTGGGCACTGTGAGCGGCAGCGGCGCCGCCAATGCGATCACCGTAGGCTCGGCGACCATCCCGGCGATGATCGGCGCCGGCATGCCGCGACCGGTTGCGGCCGGCATCGAGACCGCCTCGTCGCTCGGCGGCCAGCTGATGCCGCCGGTGATGGGCATCGCCGCCTTCCTCATGGCGGAATTCCTGGGTCGCAGCTATTTCGACGTAGTCGCGCGCGGTTATGCGCCGGCGATCATCTATTACCTTGGCGTGAGCGTATCGGTCTACCTGCTCTCGACGCGCTACCGTGCGCAGCTCGGCACCGTCGTGGCAGAGGTCATGCGTTGGTCGGACTGGACCAACATCGGCGCCTTCGTCGCGGTCGTCGGCGGGCTGATCGGCATCATGGCCGTATTGCACCTGGCGCCCATGTTCGCCGCAATTTATGTCTTTCTCGGCGTCGGTGGCGCCCTGGTGGTGGCGCACGTGATCGCCACCGCGCGCGCACCCGGCCGGCCTTGGCGCAATCTCGCCGGCACGCTCAGGCGCTTCGTCGACTATTTTGCCGAGATGACCGCCGATCTGACGCTGCTGCTGGCCACACTGTCGATCATGACCGGCGCGCTGGTCATCACCGGTGTGCCGACCAAGGTGGGCTCTCTTTTGATCGCGGCGGCGGGAGTCAACCTGGCGGCGATGGTGGTCGTCGCTTTCTTCTTCGGCGCGTTGCTCGGCATGGGGCTGCCGCCGGCGCCGACCTACATCGTCACCGCGCTCGTCATCGTGCCGCCGTTCATCAAGATCGGCGTGGATCCATGGGTCGTTCACTTTTTCGCGTTCTTCGTCGCGGTCTGGGGCGAGGTGACGCCACCCACGTCGGTATCGGCCGCGGTAACCTCGAAGATCGCGGAAACCTCCTTCATGCACACGCTCTACCACGCCCTGACGATCTGTGTCTCGTTGTTCATCCTGATGGCCGGCGTCTTTACGCGCCCGGAGCTGGTGGTGGAACCCGGCTGGGCGCAGATCGGAGCGATGTTGCTGATCGCAACCGCGACCGTCGGCATCACCTTCAGCATCCAGGCAAGGTTCGCGCAACGTGCCGCGATCGACGTGCCGGTGAGAGTCGGGCTCGCAGCCTGCGCGCTCCTGGCGTTGTTGCATCCCGACCGGCAGCTGGCCTGGCTCGCCTGCGTGCCAGTCGGCCTCATCGTCGGCTACTGGGTGCTGAGACGGCGCAATGTCCCGGTGCTCGCGGCGGCCGAGGCTCGCTGA
- a CDS encoding pyridoxal-phosphate dependent enzyme translates to MNEYPLPVFRDVLAARSRIAPYLRPTPLYSYPALNELLGTRAYVKHENHQPVGAFKVRGGVNLVAQMTAAERQRGLISASTGNHGQSIAYAGQLFGARVLIVVPEGANPGKVAAMQGMSAEVIFHGAKFEEAVQHCESLARQHGYRYVHAANEPLLIAGVGTHTLEILLEEPDIEVVIVPLGMGSGVAGACIAAHGINPLVQVIAVQSEASPAGYESWKQQALVAAPNRTFAEGIATGSAAELTQHVMREHLHDFVLVSDDEIRQAMVWMIERAHTLAEGAGAAPLAAAYRMRAELRGRKVALICSGGNSSLEHLRQALAL, encoded by the coding sequence ATGAACGAGTATCCGCTGCCCGTATTTCGCGACGTGCTTGCCGCGCGCAGCCGCATCGCGCCCTATCTGCGGCCGACGCCGCTGTACAGCTACCCGGCATTGAACGAGCTGCTTGGCACGCGGGCGTACGTCAAGCACGAAAACCATCAGCCGGTCGGCGCCTTCAAGGTACGCGGCGGCGTCAATCTGGTTGCGCAAATGACCGCGGCCGAACGGCAGCGCGGATTGATCAGCGCTTCGACCGGAAATCACGGCCAGTCCATCGCCTATGCCGGTCAGCTGTTCGGTGCGCGCGTCCTGATCGTGGTACCGGAAGGCGCCAATCCGGGCAAGGTAGCCGCCATGCAAGGCATGAGCGCCGAGGTCATCTTTCACGGCGCAAAATTCGAGGAGGCCGTGCAGCACTGCGAGTCCTTGGCCCGTCAGCATGGCTATCGCTATGTGCACGCCGCCAACGAACCGCTGTTGATCGCAGGTGTGGGAACGCACACGCTGGAGATCCTGCTGGAGGAGCCGGACATCGAAGTGGTAATCGTTCCACTGGGCATGGGTAGCGGAGTCGCTGGCGCGTGCATTGCCGCACACGGCATCAACCCGCTCGTGCAGGTGATCGCGGTGCAGTCGGAGGCTTCGCCCGCGGGCTACGAATCCTGGAAGCAGCAGGCTCTGGTCGCCGCACCCAATCGCACCTTTGCCGAGGGCATCGCAACCGGCAGTGCTGCCGAGCTCACACAGCACGTCATGCGCGAACACCTGCACGATTTCGTGTTGGTGAGCGACGACGAGATCCGGCAAGCGATGGTATGGATGATCGAGCGCGCTCACACGCTGGCGGAAGGCGCCGGTGCGGCGCCGCTGGCGGCGGCCTATCGGATGCGTGCAGAACTACGCGGCAGGAAGGTAGCGCTCATCTGCTCGGGCGGCAATTCCTCACTGGAACACTTGCGGCAGGCACTGGCGCTATAG
- a CDS encoding glyoxalase yields MAIRKLGHVGIWAKDFDQVRDFYSNVLGLHISDQTANAAFMTSDPEREHHEFVVFRATQPGQHTSVQQVSFSCEKLEDVIAYYRRFKENNVKFSRITSHGNAVGLYFYDPEDNHIEVYWTTPFQARQPYGVAIDINRPVDEILRDIEADVKIHGATGHRDPESFEKQREQFQRDGIRC; encoded by the coding sequence ATGGCAATCAGGAAACTCGGTCACGTCGGCATCTGGGCCAAGGATTTCGACCAGGTGCGCGATTTCTATTCGAACGTTCTCGGCCTGCACATTAGCGACCAGACGGCCAACGCCGCATTCATGACGTCCGATCCCGAGCGAGAGCATCATGAATTCGTCGTATTCCGTGCGACCCAGCCCGGACAGCATACGAGTGTGCAGCAGGTGTCGTTCAGCTGCGAAAAGCTCGAGGACGTCATCGCCTACTACCGCCGGTTCAAGGAGAACAACGTCAAGTTCTCCCGCATCACCTCGCACGGCAACGCGGTCGGACTGTACTTCTACGACCCGGAAGACAACCATATCGAGGTGTACTGGACCACGCCGTTCCAGGCGCGGCAGCCTTACGGCGTTGCCATCGACATCAACCGTCCGGTCGACGAGATCCTGCGGGATATAGAAGCCGACGTGAAGATCCACGGCGCGACCGGCCATCGGGATCCGGAATCTTTCGAGAAGCAGCGCGAGCAGTTCCAGCGCGACGGCATCCGCTGCTGA